The Candidatus Woesearchaeota archaeon DNA window AGCGCCAGGTCCACCTTCTTTGTGGCTGATTCATGCGGGAGCAGGCTGTCAAGAACCTGCTGGCCGACATCAATAAGATCCTTCGGGACTGATATGTACCTGCTGATCTTCCTGAGTCCTGCGACACAGGCACCCACACTCGAGGCGTGGACCTCCTCATTCTCCTCCCACATACCATTGTCCTCATCATGCCAGTACTCGATGCTCCAGAGATACTTCACAAGCTTCTCCAATATCCTCAGATCATTCCTGTCCCTGATGACCATGACATTCCTGTCAAGAAGATCACCGACCTTGAAAAGAAAAGCGCCGATGGCATCATTCTGCTTGTTACCCCATTCCTCGTGGAACTCCCTGAATGTCAGGGGATGAAATCTTGCGTGGATATACTTGAATGCCCGGTCAGGCTTCTCCCTGATAGCCCAATCTATCTTCTCCTCATGCTTCAGGAAGATGTCAAACAGTGAATTATAAGTCCTGACCAATGACTTTCTATGGCCGACCTTCTCCAGCCCCAGGGCTTCATAGACATTATCCCTTATCCAGGCCTTATTGTATCCAGTGCTCACCTGCTTCTTTGAGGCTGCAAACAGGCCTGACCTGTACCTGAGCCCCTTGAGAATATTGATTGATCTAATCTTCCTTAATCTGTCCAGCATAGTTGCACCTGGCCAGAAAGGGGAATCTGGATTTATATATTTTGTGGATTTTTATTACTTTGTAGTGGTGTATTTATTATATTTCTATATAGAAAATATTTATATTAAGACAACTCCATATATATCCGGACTCTGCTGTGTAACCTGAAACCGCATTATCAGGTCATATCTGGGTGCAATAATCCAGAATCAGCGGTAATAGAAATCATAATGGGTCTCAACACCAAGCACGACAATGAAAGTCAGGAGAAAAGTCAATAAGGAGTATAAAATCTTGAGGACAAACGAGGCATTTATGCTTTCAATGAAGAAAAAATACAGGACAACTGCGCCTATCAAAGCCACTATAATGGAAACCACAAGATTCCTATCATCTGACCTCATTTTTGCCATAAATCACTATTTATAAACAATTATTTAAATATTTTCCCATAAAATTTATAAAACACCTAAAAAAATCTCTCTGATATGTCCAGAGCCAAACGAAGGAAGGAGAAGAAAAAGGCCAATCCGCAGAAGCTAGAGCATAAGCAGAAAGTGGATGAAAGGCTGAAATCAGTACCAAGCTCCTCAGATGTTGACATGGATCTTGTGAGATACAATGAGAACAACATAGATTATTTCTGGAGAACCACAAGATTCATGAGAGACAAAGAAAAGAAGAAGTGATATAAGAAGTGGTCATCCAAGTGATCACCTGGCTGCGTCTGCCCTTCTCTTGCTGTAGACCGGATTGGCATACATATCCAGAATAAAAGGCTGAAGTTCAGCAGGATATTCGGATATGCGTCTCTTCAACGGCACATCTGCCTGCGGGTCTTCCTTAAGCCTGACAGCATCATGATTTGACGGAAAAAGGAGATATCCTGATCTTATCTGCATATCAATCTCGTCTGCAACAGCTCTCGGAGTCTCAAACATACCTTTCAAGGGAGTGCCGAATGAGAGATGGATCCTCCCCTTGTAATCAGTCAATCCCAACAGGATGCTCTTCAGGTCCTCTGTGGCTGATTTCTCATACGAACCATGCTTGTCCCTCAGATAGAGTTCCCTGGCCTTTGACATCTCACATGGATCGAATTCATAGGACACAGCAAGAGGCACAATGCTCAGCCTGCTGACAAAGGCATCAAAAGGGATGGCCCTGTGCGCAGAATAAAGATGCTTGATGAGCGAGGGGTTTGTCCTGTCAATACCATCCTTCGCCCTCCCATCCCGCTGGGCAATCCATACATGATGGTCCAGGCCTATTGAATCCAGAATGAAATATGAAAGATCCCTGAAAGAACCTGCCTTCTCCCTGCCAGACCCTGAACGGACAAGCATATATCCCCTGTTCGCCCTCAGCAGATGACCGGCCAGTCCTCCGGCAAGATTGTCCCCGAATATGTTAAATGCTGTCTCATGCTTATGCCTGCCAAGCTCAAGGCTCAGCAAGGCAGGGTCAAGGACAATATCCCTGTGATTGGAGACAAAAAGATGGCCTCTTGACATGTCAATATCCTGGATGCCTGAGGAGGTGAATCCGTCAGATGTCTTCCTGAGGACAATTTCCAGGAATCTCCTGCTCAGCCTCTGGAAATCGCAGACATTGTCCACTCCAGATAAATCTTTGCCGACGTCAAATCCAGAATATCCCGAAAGCTTATCGACCAGGCTGTCATCCATCATAAGGTCCTGGCTGAGCTGTTTCACTTCACCATCATTCATAGGGAGATGATCCATCGATGCAGGGTGCAAAAGAACATATAAATAATTTATGAGACTCATTTATATATGCTAAACAATCTTCTTCACGAACAGCAGATAATAACCGACAGATCCCGTGAGCAGAAAGATCACTGCAATGCCGATTATCGCCATCAATGGGTCCTTCTCAGGAACAGGTCCGGGCAGAGGGACATCAACAACCCCTGTGCCGACTTTCCCCTGGGGAGTCTTGCCTGGCTGAGCAGGTTCTGCAATCCTCTGGTCCTTATCCATCTCCCCTGTTCCAGGCGTAATCCTGAGAATGACTTCGTCGCCGACAATATCAACAAGCTCGATGATGATGTCCTCCTCGCTGTCCATGTCAATATCATAAGCGAGGCTGTCCCCCTTCTCAATGCTGAATCTCTCATCCTCAAGGATGAAGAAAGCGCTCACCCCATCAGTTCTCAGAAGGCTGAGATGATAAGTGATGCCGTTGAAGTTTATCCTGAAGAAACTGCCCTGCTTTGCAGTCGAGTCGCTGAGGTCGAAATAGCTCCCTGTGGTGCTGTCAGAGCCAGTCCCTCCTTTCATCATCAAAGGAGAACTCCCGCCTCTGCTGCCAGAGCCTTCGACAACAGGCTCCTTATTCACTGTGAGATCACCGGAAAGGCTTCTCGGGAAGAAAATGGTTGAGTTGCATTCGATATCATACCTGTAATCCCCTTCTGCAGGGAAGCTCCTGTTGAATCCATATATCAATGATATGTTGTCATATGCCATGGTGCCATCCAGGTCAGCGAATAAGATCCTGCATTCTCCTATCGAGTCATTTATTGATGAGCCATCGCTGAGATTGGAATAATCTGCATAAAAGTGTATCTGCGTGTTAGGGTAAGTGGCCGAGGAAGAGTCATCCCATATGATCAGATCCGAATCCTGGTCAGTGATGTTGAAGAATGCTGTGCTGGACCAAGCTGAATTGTTGTATCCGTCGATGCAATAGATGCTCCAATTGTAAGCGCCTAAGCCCAGGGATTGGTTTATTGTGAGAGTTGTCTGTGTTGCCGGATCTTGGATAGATGACTGATATGTGCTGTTGATGTAAAGAGAGCAATTTTTTATTGAGCTTGTGTCATTGACACTGAACCTGAAACTGATGTTCCTGATATCAGTCAGGAGGTTGATGGGGTGGATAAGGGTTATTGATGGGGGGGTTATGTCATACAATGTGATGAAGGACTGGTTGTTGCCTGCCAGGCCGATAGTGTCATTGCCTGCATTGATTCCATTAGATGCGAAGATGGTGTAAGGGGAGTAGTAGGCATAATTGTAATTAGTGTATCCACTGGAATGGTTAATTGTAAAATAGGTTAGGGCGACATCAGACAATTGACCTTGGGAGTCTGTAACTCCTTGATGAGCAAGAGAATCAAATGAGTCAGTTATGTTTATGTTAGTACTATCAGCAGGATAGTTGTCTGAATAATTTGCCTGGACATCCAGATAATATTGTCTATACATTGTTGAGAAGTCATCTCCAAACCACACAGCAGAGGAAGTAGTTGGTATAGAACCATTAATGAAAAAGATATCACTGTTTCCAGTGAACCAAGCATAATATTGTGTGGAAAAGAAGGTGGAATCATAGAAGTAAGTTACAGGGCTGGTTTCAACATCTAGTAAATATGCTATTGTGTTTGGCAGGTGTGATCCAATATGGCTCGAGTTGAAAATTGTGTTGTTGCTGCTGACTACTTGAATATTTGTCCTATCAAAAACATATGGGTTTGTGTCATTATAAAATCCGCATCCTTCAAAGTAAGTATTATCACTCTGGAAAATCACAGCATTAGGATCCTCATTGTATGATATTGTGTCTTTGAAGAATTGATTCCCCTCACTTGATTCAATATGTAACCCTTCCTCATTGTGATGTATTTCATTGTTATTGAATGTGTTGTCGTTGCATTGGCTGTAAAAGAATACCCCATACTTGAAATTGTATATGTTATTGCTGCTGAAATTATTATTTGATGTATTAAACTCCATGTCAATCCCATAACCATAGGCAGGATCAGAGTAATTGTAAATGTCATTATTGTATATCCTGTTCTGAGAATTATCATATAACATCTGGAGGCCTACTGCTCCGCTGTATGCAATAGTGCAATTATCAACAGTGTTATTATTTGCTCCAATGAATGTCAAACCCATGTAGTTGTTGATGAAATCAGAGTTCAGGAAAAGATTATTGTCTGAGTAAACTTCCAAACCAAATCTCGTGTTTGCATTTGCATAACCAGCATCACTTATCCTTGAATCAATTATCTCTATGTGTGATCCTTCCAATACAAGGAACTCATATCTTGCTGATGTGTTGGATTCTATGACTGAATCATTGAGTATGTAGAGCTCTGAGTTGTTGAGCACAGTTATCCTGAACTGGCCGTTCGATGATGAATTCATCTGCAGAGTTGTGTTCCTCAGTATCAGTGTGCTGTTGACAGTCAGATCGCCTCTGAGGATGATGTCAGTGTCGTTGCATTCCACTGACTCATTTATCAGCCAATTGCCGGAAGATGGAGGTTCACAGAGCGCACAGGAAAAAACAGGAAACAGCAAGAAGACTATCAAAAACCCTTTTTTCATAAGGCGAAAAATGAGTCATTAATATATATGTTTTTCCACAAACTATATAATGGGGTATACAGCCCATTCGGGCATGAAATGGATAATGCCCATGATGATGCTGATTTTGGCCCTTACAGCCTGCAAGCCCCCGGAAATCGAGGAAAACGGGCTCGTGCAGTATGAGAACTACACAAGCACTGACCTTTTCGCCATCTGCCTGGCCAGCACCGGGATGCAGCTGTTCGGCTCAAGCACCTGCGGAGGCTGTGTCTACCAGAAAAACCTCTTCGGGGAGGCTTTCAAGCATATAAATTATGTCGAATGCAACCTGAATGAGCCAAACCACAACTTCGAATACTGCAGGGAGATGAATATAACACATTATCCCAGCTGGGTGAAAGATGAAGTGCTTTATCCTGGTTCCAAGACATTCCAGGAGCTTTCTATAATATCCGGATGCGCTTATCCAGGCGGCTCTGTCCGGAATGTAGGTTAGTGGCATCAGGTCAAAGTCCGGATGAGCGATTTTCTGGCTGACAAAGGGGAAGCTCCCTACGGGAAATGTCAGCTTTGAATTGGTTATAACCGGGACTTTGAAGCCACTAACCCAAGCGTTAGCGAGATTCTGGACAGAGCCTATCCAGGCTAAAGATTTAAAAAGGAGAGCCAATTCTGCAGAACCAACTGCCCATGAAGGGCGCGTTCGGAGGAAAGTAAAATGGAAGGAAGTGTTAAGTGGTTCAATAGGACCAAAGGATATGGTTTTGTACAAGGAGAAGACGGCAACGAGTATTTTGTGCATAAGACAGGACTGGCAAAGGGCACATTCATAAGAGATAATGACCGTGTATCCTTTGATCCTGCAGAAGGTGAGAAAGGAAAACAGGCACAGAATGTCGTGCTGCTCCAGAAAGGAAGCGAGATAGCACAGTCAGCTAAACCTGCTGCATCAGAGCCTGAAGAATCTGATGAGTCTACAGAAGATAATTCTGATGAGTCTACAGAAGAAGAATCTGATGAGTCTACAGAAGAAAATTCTGAATAAGCGATTCTGCAATTTTTATTTTTTATGATTATTTTTCTTTCAGGAGCCTATTTATCGTCTTATCCATCGGATTCCTGTCATCTTTCCTGCGCAAAACAGCATAACCGCAGATAAAAACAATCAAGATTATCCCCAACACGAGATAAATGCCTTTCACTTCAAGAAATCCGCCTGACATGATATCTTTCCCGGCTGTGAACATCCTCCCCACAAGATTCCCAGGCTCTTCAACAGCAGGCTCCCGCTTCTCAGGCTCCTCCATGAATCCATTGTCAGATGATATATCATCTGTCTCCACCTCATCCGAGACATTCTCTTCGACAGCCATCTCATCTGCTGCAGTGTCATTCACAGGGGCTATCCCTGATGAAGGCGCAAGCGATCCCCCGCCG harbors:
- a CDS encoding 1-acyl-sn-glycerol-3-phosphate acyltransferase, whose translation is MDHLPMNDGEVKQLSQDLMMDDSLVDKLSGYSGFDVGKDLSGVDNVCDFQRLSRRFLEIVLRKTSDGFTSSGIQDIDMSRGHLFVSNHRDIVLDPALLSLELGRHKHETAFNIFGDNLAGGLAGHLLRANRGYMLVRSGSGREKAGSFRDLSYFILDSIGLDHHVWIAQRDGRAKDGIDRTNPSLIKHLYSAHRAIPFDAFVSRLSIVPLAVSYEFDPCEMSKARELYLRDKHGSYEKSATEDLKSILLGLTDYKGRIHLSFGTPLKGMFETPRAVADEIDMQIRSGYLLFPSNHDAVRLKEDPQADVPLKRRISEYPAELQPFILDMYANPVYSKRRADAAR
- a CDS encoding right-handed parallel beta-helix repeat-containing protein encodes the protein MKKGFLIVFLLFPVFSCALCEPPSSGNWLINESVECNDTDIILRGDLTVNSTLILRNTTLQMNSSSNGQFRITVLNNSELYILNDSVIESNTSARYEFLVLEGSHIEIIDSRISDAGYANANTRFGLEVYSDNNLFLNSDFINNYMGLTFIGANNNTVDNCTIAYSGAVGLQMLYDNSQNRIYNNDIYNYSDPAYGYGIDMEFNTSNNNFSSNNIYNFKYGVFFYSQCNDNTFNNNEIHHNEEGLHIESSEGNQFFKDTISYNEDPNAVIFQSDNTYFEGCGFYNDTNPYVFDRTNIQVVSSNNTIFNSSHIGSHLPNTIAYLLDVETSPVTYFYDSTFFSTQYYAWFTGNSDIFFINGSIPTTSSAVWFGDDFSTMYRQYYLDVQANYSDNYPADSTNINITDSFDSLAHQGVTDSQGQLSDVALTYFTINHSSGYTNYNYAYYSPYTIFASNGINAGNDTIGLAGNNQSFITLYDITPPSITLIHPINLLTDIRNISFRFSVNDTSSIKNCSLYINSTYQSSIQDPATQTTLTINQSLGLGAYNWSIYCIDGYNNSAWSSTAFFNITDQDSDLIIWDDSSSATYPNTQIHFYADYSNLSDGSSINDSIGECRILFADLDGTMAYDNISLIYGFNRSFPAEGDYRYDIECNSTIFFPRSLSGDLTVNKEPVVEGSGSRGGSSPLMMKGGTGSDSTTGSYFDLSDSTAKQGSFFRINFNGITYHLSLLRTDGVSAFFILEDERFSIEKGDSLAYDIDMDSEEDIIIELVDIVGDEVILRITPGTGEMDKDQRIAEPAQPGKTPQGKVGTGVVDVPLPGPVPEKDPLMAIIGIAVIFLLTGSVGYYLLFVKKIV
- a CDS encoding cold shock domain-containing protein; this translates as MEGSVKWFNRTKGYGFVQGEDGNEYFVHKTGLAKGTFIRDNDRVSFDPAEGEKGKQAQNVVLLQKGSEIAQSAKPAASEPEESDESTEDNSDESTEEESDESTEENSE
- a CDS encoding glycoside hydrolase family 15, which codes for MLDRLRKIRSINILKGLRYRSGLFAASKKQVSTGYNKAWIRDNVYEALGLEKVGHRKSLVRTYNSLFDIFLKHEEKIDWAIREKPDRAFKYIHARFHPLTFREFHEEWGNKQNDAIGAFLFKVGDLLDRNVMVIRDRNDLRILEKLVKYLWSIEYWHDEDNGMWEENEEVHASSVGACVAGLRKISRYISVPKDLIDVGQQVLDSLLPHESATKKVDLALLSLIYPYNIANPAQARQILRNVERHLVRKNGVIRYIGDRYYNNGREAEWTMGFPWLAVIYRSLGDPKKHGYYLSKTHDVMNWKMELPELYYGDTSRHNPNSPLGWSQALYLNAL